AGCTTGCAGAAGTGTTTGACGTGAAAAAGAGCGCGATTACGGCGATGATCACGCGCATGTGGGAAAAAGGGCTGATTCAGCGAACACGAGATGAAAATGATCGCAGGGTTGTCTATCTGACTCTTACCGAAAAAGGGAATGAGTTGTACGTCAAAGCAGAAGAAAAGATTCATAACCTTGTAGAATCGCTGATAAACAGATTTGATCAGGCCGAAATCCAGCAGTTCATTGAAACCTTTGAAAAATTGGATAAAGTACTATCGCAGTCTAACGGGCAGTAAGGCTCCCGTTCTAGACTCAGGAGCAATCGAAGGAGTATGAGCGGGAGTCAAACTGCCC
This window of the Cytobacillus pseudoceanisediminis genome carries:
- a CDS encoding MarR family winged helix-turn-helix transcriptional regulator; translated protein: MNVPNIKDLVDRYIAVSFSVEKKAASLVKNQIGSDLTNDQHFTLRYINQVGSCTSSELAEVFDVKKSAITAMITRMWEKGLIQRTRDENDRRVVYLTLTEKGNELYVKAEEKIHNLVESLINRFDQAEIQQFIETFEKLDKVLSQSNGQ